Genomic window (Achromobacter sp. B7):
ACTATTTGCTTCACCCCAACGGCTTGTAGCCCCGCCAGAAGCCGGCAAACGGACTGATTACTTGAAATACGACATCGCTGCATTCGACTTTGACGGAACCTTGGCGGACACCATGCCCTGGTTCAACTCCATCCTGAACACGGTGGCCGACAAGTACGGCTTTCGCAAGATCGACCTGACCGAACGCGAAAACCTGCGTCACCGCGAGGCCTCGGAAATCCTGAAGTACCTGGGCATCCCGTTGTGGAAACTGCCGGCCATCATGACGCACGTGCGCACGCTGATGCAGGACATCGACCCCAGCGTGCACCTGTTCGATGGCATTGCCGAGGCGGTGGCGCGGATCAAGGCAGGCGGCGTGCGCCTGGCGGTGATCAGTTCGAATTCCATTGAAAACGTGCAGCGCGTGCTGGGCGCGGACACCTGCGCGCTGTTCGACGACTATGAATGCGGCACCGACCTGTTCGGCAAGGCCGCCAAGATCGACCGCTTGATGCGGCGCCATGAAGTCGCCCCCGAACGCTTCCTGCTGGTGGGCGACGAAATGCGCGACATCGACGCCGCCCGCAAGGCCGGCGTGCGCGTAGGGTCGGTCGCCTGGGGTTATAACCATGTGGACGCCCTGCGCGAACGCAAGCCCGACGAACTCTTTTTGACCGTAGCCGACCTGCCCGCCATCCTGGCCTGACCCTGCCGACCGGAACCCGCCATGCACATCGATCCCGCTCATCTCGTCACCGACGCCGCCGCGCTGCAAGCCTTGTACGGCGCCCCCGGCGAGGCCTCGCTGAAGAAGGAAGTGGATCACGTGCATCCGCATTACCGCGCGTTCATTGAAGCGGCGCCGTTTGCGATGTTGGCAACATCGGGGCCGGACGGGCTGGACGCATCGCCGCGCGGCGATCCCGCCGGTTTTGTCGTGGTGGAAGACGAAAAAACGCTGCTGCTGCCCGACCGCCGGGGCAACAACCGCATGGACAGCTTGCTGAACGTGTTGGCTGATCCGCGCGTGGCGCTGTTGTTCCTGGTGCCGGGCGTGGGTGAAACGCTGCGGGTGAACGGCACGGCGCGCGTCAGTGTCGACCCCGCGCTGCTTGAGCGCTTTGCGATGGACGGCAAGCAGCCGCGCTCGGTGCTTATCGTGGACGTGCAGACGGTGTACTTTCAGTGCTCGCGGGCGCTGCTGCGATCGCGCCTGTGGGACCCGGCCACGCAGGTGCCACGCAGCGCGCTGCCAAGCACCGGGCGCATTCTGTCTGACCTGACGGCCGGTACTTTCGATGGCGCGGCTTACGACCGCGACCTGCCCGCGCGGGTGGCGGATACGCTGTATTGATGCGGTATCCGTGCGGTATCGGTGCCGTCTGCATTCACCTTGCGCGAGGGTAACGCCATGGCTCGCAACGTTGAAATCAAGGCACGGGTCGATAACCTGGCCGTGCTTGAACCCCTGGCCGCCGCGCTGTCGGGGCAGGAACCGGTGATTCTTGACCAGGACGACACCTTCTTCACGTGCACGCATGGGCGCCTGAAGCTGCGCGCCTTTGGCGACGGCACCGGCGAGCTCATTTTTTATCGTCGCTCGGACGAAGCCGGCCCCAAGGAGAGTTTCTACGCCATTTCACCGACCGATTCGCCCGACACCCTGCGCCAGACGCTGACGCTGGCCTACGGCGCAATCGGCCGCGTGAAAAAGCACCGCACCGTATTCATGGCCGGACGCACGCGCATCCATCTGGATCGGGTTGAGGGGCTGGGGGATTTTCTGGAACTGGAAGTGGTGCTGCGCGATGGCGAAAGCCTGGACGCCGGCAGCGAAGAAGCCCGCACGCTGATGGCGGGGCTGGGTGTCGCGCCCACGCAGTTGGTGGCGGGCGCGTATCTGGACCTGTTGGCGGCAACGCCGCGCCCGTGACCGGCGCGGCGCACAAGCCGGGGCGGTGATTCGCCCGGCGCAGCGCAGCGAGGCGCAAGCCGCCGTCAGGCCGGTTGCCAGCCCCGCACGAACACATCCACGGGCTGGCGCTTGCCGCCGGCTTTTTGTAATTCCAGCAAGCGCAGCACGCCGTCGCCGGTGGCGATGTCGATGCCATCCGCCTCGGCGCGCAGCACGCTGCCGGGCTCGACCGCCGTGGCCGCCGACGCGTCTTCAAGCGCCTGCGCGCGCCAGACCTTGACGGGGTCGGGCAGGCCCGGCAGCCGGATGCTGGCGCCGGGCACGGGGTTGAACGCGCGCACGCGGCGCGCCAGCAATGCCGCGGGTTGCGTGCAGTCCAGCGCGGCTTCGGCTTTATCCAGCTTGGCGGCGTACGTCACGCCGGCCTCGGGTTGTTTGGTCGGCGTCAGGCCGCCTTGTTCCAACGCATTCAGCGCGTCCACAATCGCCTGCCCGCCCGCCAGCGCCAAGGCGTCGTGCAATTGCGCGGCGTTGGTCTCGGCCGAGATGGGCACCACGCGTTCCAGCAGCATGTCGCCCGTGTCCAGGCCCTGATCCATCTGCATGATGGTCACGCCCGTTTGGGCGTCGCCGGCTTCGATGGCGCGCTGGATGGGCGCTGCGCCGCGCCAGCGGGGCAACAGGCTGGCGTGGATATTCAGGCAACCCAGGCGCGGCAAGTCCAGCACCCATTGCGGCAAAATCAACCCATACGCCGCCACCACCATGACGTCGGGCGCCACCTGTTCCAACAACGCGCGCGCGTCGGCGGCCTCGTCCGGATAGCGTCCGTCCAGCCTCAGGCTGCGCGGTTGGGCAACGGGTATGCCGGCGTCAAGCGCGGCCTGCTTGACCGGGCTGGGCGTCAGCTTCAAGCCGCGCCCGGCGGGCCGATCAGGCTGGGTCATGACCAGGGCGATGTCGTGACCGGCGGCCCGCAAGGCGTCAAAGGCGATACGGGCAAATTCCGGCGTGCCGGCAAAAACTAGGCGCATGGGGT
Coding sequences:
- a CDS encoding HAD hydrolase-like protein, translating into MKYDIAAFDFDGTLADTMPWFNSILNTVADKYGFRKIDLTERENLRHREASEILKYLGIPLWKLPAIMTHVRTLMQDIDPSVHLFDGIAEAVARIKAGGVRLAVISSNSIENVQRVLGADTCALFDDYECGTDLFGKAAKIDRLMRRHEVAPERFLLVGDEMRDIDAARKAGVRVGSVAWGYNHVDALRERKPDELFLTVADLPAILA
- a CDS encoding class IV adenylate cyclase, with the protein product MARNVEIKARVDNLAVLEPLAAALSGQEPVILDQDDTFFTCTHGRLKLRAFGDGTGELIFYRRSDEAGPKESFYAISPTDSPDTLRQTLTLAYGAIGRVKKHRTVFMAGRTRIHLDRVEGLGDFLELEVVLRDGESLDAGSEEARTLMAGLGVAPTQLVAGAYLDLLAATPRP
- the fmt gene encoding methionyl-tRNA formyltransferase, whose product is MRLVFAGTPEFARIAFDALRAAGHDIALVMTQPDRPAGRGLKLTPSPVKQAALDAGIPVAQPRSLRLDGRYPDEAADARALLEQVAPDVMVVAAYGLILPQWVLDLPRLGCLNIHASLLPRWRGAAPIQRAIEAGDAQTGVTIMQMDQGLDTGDMLLERVVPISAETNAAQLHDALALAGGQAIVDALNALEQGGLTPTKQPEAGVTYAAKLDKAEAALDCTQPAALLARRVRAFNPVPGASIRLPGLPDPVKVWRAQALEDASAATAVEPGSVLRAEADGIDIATGDGVLRLLELQKAGGKRQPVDVFVRGWQPA
- a CDS encoding pyridoxamine 5'-phosphate oxidase family protein, with the protein product MHIDPAHLVTDAAALQALYGAPGEASLKKEVDHVHPHYRAFIEAAPFAMLATSGPDGLDASPRGDPAGFVVVEDEKTLLLPDRRGNNRMDSLLNVLADPRVALLFLVPGVGETLRVNGTARVSVDPALLERFAMDGKQPRSVLIVDVQTVYFQCSRALLRSRLWDPATQVPRSALPSTGRILSDLTAGTFDGAAYDRDLPARVADTLY